A section of the Pimelobacter simplex genome encodes:
- a CDS encoding TetR/AcrR family transcriptional regulator, whose product MTSRGAAAKRVRKAPAERRQEIVATAAQVGLTEGLECVTLRRVADELGVQPGLVGHYFPAADHLVAEAFAHATLAELDGLLPERDLDAGDADAVAIFRSFFGLIASSEFDNVSRLWLNARHLSRYRPVLHEHVVAQELLWCRRLEQVVAAGVASGRFTSTDAWAAATRILVAIDGTSAYVNTSVEHRRAPIADMVRTVAEGELGLPAGALAPAD is encoded by the coding sequence ATGACGTCAAGAGGTGCCGCGGCCAAGCGCGTGCGCAAGGCCCCCGCCGAGCGCCGGCAGGAGATCGTCGCGACCGCGGCCCAGGTCGGTCTCACCGAGGGCCTGGAGTGCGTCACGCTGCGCCGGGTCGCCGACGAGCTGGGCGTCCAGCCGGGCCTGGTCGGGCACTACTTCCCCGCCGCCGACCACCTGGTCGCCGAGGCGTTCGCGCACGCGACGCTGGCCGAGCTCGACGGCCTGCTCCCCGAGCGCGACCTCGACGCCGGCGACGCCGACGCCGTGGCGATCTTCCGGTCGTTCTTCGGGCTGATCGCGAGCAGCGAGTTCGACAACGTGAGCCGGCTCTGGCTCAACGCCCGGCACCTCTCCCGCTACCGCCCGGTGCTGCACGAGCACGTCGTCGCCCAGGAGCTGCTGTGGTGCCGGCGCCTGGAGCAGGTGGTCGCGGCGGGCGTCGCCTCCGGGCGCTTCACCAGCACCGACGCCTGGGCCGCGGCGACCCGGATCCTGGTCGCGATCGACGGGACCAGCGCCTACGTCAACACCAGCGTCGAGCACCGGCGCGCGCCGATCGCCGACATGGTCCGCACGGTCGCCGAGGGCGAGCTGGGCCTGCCCGCCGGGGCGCTGGCCCCGGCCGACTGA
- a CDS encoding alcohol dehydrogenase catalytic domain-containing protein, whose amino-acid sequence MSAHRAPAVVLDPETGLGLSEVELRAPRAGEVEIDVRAAGVCHSDLHVVSGDWPADRPLVLGHEAAGVVRAVGEGVTSVRPGDHVVLSWFAPCRRCRRCAAGQAWLCTGTKAVENTLPDGSTPFTSPDGDERWPYLGLGAFTDRVVVPESAAVKVPEELPFAVGALLGCSVTTGVGAVTHTAGVRPGESAVVIGTGGVGLSVVMGLRLAGADPIVAVDLSAQRLAAARAFGATHTLDGREVDVAAWCQEELGGVDYAFEAIGSPRVIETLPGMLTSGGAAVLVGMAALDASGSFNLFELADQGKRILGCNYGSSVGEIDIPMLARLYLAGRLPLDDLIGTTRPLAEAALAFDDLRAGTGLRTVLVP is encoded by the coding sequence ATGAGCGCCCACCGTGCCCCTGCCGTCGTCCTCGACCCGGAGACCGGGCTCGGCCTGAGCGAGGTCGAGCTCCGCGCCCCGCGGGCCGGCGAGGTCGAGATCGACGTCCGCGCCGCCGGCGTGTGCCACTCGGACCTGCACGTCGTGTCCGGCGACTGGCCGGCGGACCGGCCGCTGGTGCTCGGTCACGAGGCGGCCGGCGTCGTCCGAGCCGTGGGCGAGGGCGTCACCTCCGTCCGGCCCGGCGACCACGTCGTGCTGTCGTGGTTCGCGCCGTGCCGCCGCTGCCGGCGCTGCGCGGCCGGCCAGGCCTGGCTCTGCACGGGGACCAAGGCCGTCGAGAACACGCTGCCCGACGGCTCCACCCCCTTCACGAGCCCGGACGGCGACGAGCGCTGGCCCTACCTCGGCCTCGGCGCGTTCACCGACCGGGTCGTCGTACCGGAGTCGGCGGCGGTCAAGGTGCCCGAGGAGCTGCCCTTCGCCGTCGGCGCGCTGCTCGGCTGCTCGGTCACCACGGGCGTCGGCGCGGTCACCCACACGGCCGGCGTCCGGCCCGGTGAGTCGGCGGTCGTCATCGGTACCGGCGGCGTCGGCCTGTCGGTCGTCATGGGCCTGCGGCTCGCCGGCGCCGACCCGATCGTCGCGGTCGACCTGTCCGCCCAGCGACTCGCCGCGGCGCGCGCCTTCGGGGCCACCCACACGCTCGACGGCCGCGAGGTCGACGTCGCGGCCTGGTGCCAGGAGGAGCTCGGCGGCGTGGACTACGCCTTCGAGGCGATCGGCAGCCCGCGCGTCATCGAGACGCTGCCCGGCATGCTCACCTCGGGCGGCGCCGCGGTGCTCGTCGGGATGGCCGCGCTCGACGCGAGCGGGTCGTTCAACCTCTTCGAGCTGGCCGACCAGGGCAAGCGGATCCTCGGCTGCAACTACGGCTCCAGCGTCGGTGAGATCGACATCCCCATGCTGGCCCGGCTCTACCTCGCCGGTCGGCTCCCGCTCGACGACCTGATCGGCACCACGCGGCCGCTCGCCGAGGCGGCCCTCGCCTTCGACGACCTCCGGGCCGGGACCGGGTTGCGCACCGTCCTCGTGCCCTGA
- a CDS encoding DUF1905 domain-containing protein: MEFTFSGPVVEWRGPAPYFFLEVPDELSEDIKEAARGQEYWGQVAVDVQVGETGFRTALFPKDGRYLVPLRVAVRREAGLELGQVVDAALDLAPRG; encoded by the coding sequence GTGGAGTTCACCTTCTCGGGTCCGGTCGTCGAGTGGCGCGGCCCGGCGCCCTACTTCTTCCTCGAGGTGCCCGACGAGCTGAGCGAGGACATCAAGGAGGCAGCCCGCGGCCAGGAGTACTGGGGCCAGGTCGCCGTCGACGTCCAGGTCGGCGAGACCGGCTTCCGCACCGCGCTGTTCCCCAAGGACGGGCGCTACCTCGTCCCCCTCCGTGTCGCCGTACGACGCGAGGCGGGTCTCGAGCTCGGCCAGGTCGTCGACGCCGCGCTCGACCTCGCGCCTAGGGGGTAG
- a CDS encoding DUF4184 family protein: protein MPLTLAHPAVVLPLRGLGLPLAGLVIGSMAPDLPVFARWHEGYALSHSLVGIFTLDVVVTLALLALWDLVGRDALVDTAPSLVRDRLPGRARIGARAWLLAPLAAVVGSATHVVWDLFTHSGRWGVRHVAWLHEVHGPLRGDAWAQYGSTAIGLLVVGVAMLLHLRRFPPGPRRPRRLPATVLPAAVALAVVAGVVGGLEHADYGLDIVAFWTAVSGIVALVAGLALIAVAWLVVSAPAPADEVSDPVAP from the coding sequence GTGCCGTTGACCCTCGCTCATCCGGCTGTGGTGCTCCCGCTCCGCGGCCTCGGCCTGCCCCTCGCCGGGCTGGTGATCGGCTCGATGGCGCCCGACCTGCCGGTGTTCGCGCGTTGGCACGAGGGCTACGCGCTGAGCCACAGCCTCGTCGGGATCTTCACGCTGGACGTGGTGGTGACGCTCGCGCTGCTGGCGCTCTGGGACCTCGTCGGACGCGACGCGCTCGTCGACACCGCGCCGTCGCTCGTGCGGGACCGCCTGCCGGGGCGGGCGCGGATCGGGGCCCGCGCCTGGCTCCTCGCGCCGCTGGCCGCGGTGGTCGGCTCGGCGACCCACGTCGTGTGGGACCTGTTCACCCACTCCGGACGCTGGGGCGTGCGGCACGTCGCGTGGCTGCACGAGGTGCACGGCCCGCTGCGCGGCGACGCCTGGGCGCAGTACGGCTCGACCGCGATCGGCCTGCTCGTCGTCGGTGTGGCGATGCTGCTGCACCTGCGCCGCTTCCCGCCCGGGCCGCGCCGGCCGCGCCGGCTCCCGGCGACGGTCCTGCCCGCGGCCGTCGCCCTCGCCGTGGTTGCCGGTGTCGTCGGCGGGCTCGAGCACGCGGACTACGGGCTCGACATCGTGGCCTTCTGGACCGCCGTGTCCGGCATCGTCGCCCTCGTGGCGGGCCTGGCCCTCATCGCCGTGGCCTGGCTGGTCGTGTCGGCCCCGGCCCCTGCCGACGAGGTCAGCGACCCGGTCGCTCCCTGA
- a CDS encoding acyl-CoA thioesterase — MGTVFDCEIQARLRDVNLGGHVDNVEALRVLDEARLMFFRYAPLPGSDRPGLLREMPAHVTELVGSQRVDYHTEMRFAPFQPFLVRIWVSHVGRSSAAVSYELRVAPDHAPALVAESSVVFWDTTAGSSWAISDEVRATLTSYAGEPVALRERPGR; from the coding sequence GTGGGCACCGTCTTCGACTGCGAGATCCAGGCGCGGCTGCGCGACGTCAACCTCGGCGGTCACGTCGACAACGTCGAGGCGCTGCGCGTGCTCGACGAGGCGCGCCTGATGTTCTTCCGCTACGCGCCGCTGCCCGGCTCGGACCGCCCGGGGCTGCTGCGCGAGATGCCGGCGCACGTCACCGAGCTCGTCGGCTCGCAGCGCGTCGACTACCACACGGAGATGAGGTTCGCGCCGTTCCAGCCGTTCCTGGTGCGGATCTGGGTGAGCCACGTCGGGCGGTCGTCGGCGGCCGTCTCCTACGAGCTGCGCGTGGCGCCGGACCACGCTCCGGCGCTCGTCGCGGAGAGCTCGGTCGTCTTCTGGGACACCACGGCGGGCTCGTCGTGGGCGATCTCGGACGAGGTCCGCGCCACCCTGACGTCGTACGCCGGGGAGCCGGTGGCGCTCAGGGAGCGACCGGGTCGCTGA
- a CDS encoding response regulator, producing MSRVLVVDDEPQILRALGIHLRARGWEVVTAGDGTEALALADATRPDVVVLDLGLPDMDGVDVIARLRRGSSVPVLVLSGRSDSVDKVDALDAGADDYVTKPFGMDELLARLRALVRRGPATDEPGPVRFGTTEVDLLAKRVSVAGADVRLTPTEWHLLEVLLRNPGRLMSQQQLLTEVWGPGYENAHGNLRLYMAQLRRKLEPDPARPVHFRNEPGMGYRFEP from the coding sequence GTGAGCCGGGTCCTCGTGGTCGACGACGAGCCCCAGATCCTGCGCGCGCTCGGCATCCACCTGCGGGCCCGCGGCTGGGAGGTGGTGACCGCCGGCGACGGCACCGAGGCCCTCGCCCTGGCCGACGCGACCCGCCCCGACGTCGTCGTCCTCGACCTCGGGCTGCCCGACATGGACGGGGTCGACGTCATCGCCCGCCTGCGCCGCGGCTCCAGCGTCCCGGTCCTGGTGCTCTCCGGACGCAGCGACAGCGTCGACAAGGTGGACGCCCTCGACGCCGGCGCCGACGACTACGTCACCAAGCCGTTCGGCATGGACGAGCTGCTCGCCCGGCTGCGAGCGCTGGTCCGGCGCGGCCCCGCCACCGACGAGCCGGGCCCCGTCCGCTTCGGTACGACGGAGGTCGACCTGCTCGCCAAGCGGGTCTCCGTCGCCGGCGCCGACGTCCGCCTCACGCCGACCGAATGGCACCTCCTGGAGGTGCTGCTGCGCAACCCGGGCCGGCTGATGAGCCAGCAGCAGCTCCTCACCGAGGTGTGGGGACCGGGCTACGAGAACGCCCACGGCAACCTGCGGCTCTACATGGCCCAGCTGCGCCGCAAGCTCGAGCCGGACCCGGCCCGGCCGGTGCACTTCCGCAACGAGCCGGGGATGGGCTATCGCTTCGAGCCCTGA
- a CDS encoding ATP-binding protein: MGGNLSRRRRAAGYAVAVAAPPVLLPVLVPLRDRLNLASDVVLFLVVVVMAALVGGVGPALVAAVLGAGLLVFWFTVPYHTFEVGHVDNVVALVAFAVVAIVVGSVVDVSARRAEDAAAAAEIEAADRMRAALLTAVGHDLRTPLAAAKASVSGLRSRDVTLSPDDRDELLATADDALDRLTGLVESLLDLSRLQAGALPVRIRATALDEVLARALDDLGVAPRAVVLDVPDDLPAVRTDPALLERVLANLVANAQRFAPADRPPLVRAQVAADRPGTVEVHVVDHGPGVPAADQERIFLPFQRLGDADNTTGIGLGLALARGLTEAVHGELVPRPTPGGGLTMVVTLPLEEGA; encoded by the coding sequence GTGGGAGGCAACCTGAGCCGACGGCGCCGCGCCGCCGGGTACGCCGTGGCGGTGGCGGCGCCGCCCGTGCTGCTGCCCGTGCTCGTGCCCCTGCGCGACCGGCTCAACCTGGCCAGCGACGTGGTGCTGTTCCTCGTCGTGGTGGTGATGGCGGCCCTCGTCGGCGGCGTCGGCCCCGCGCTCGTGGCGGCCGTGCTGGGCGCGGGGCTGCTGGTCTTCTGGTTCACCGTGCCCTACCACACGTTCGAGGTCGGCCACGTCGACAACGTCGTCGCCCTGGTGGCGTTCGCGGTGGTCGCCATCGTGGTCGGCTCGGTCGTCGACGTCTCCGCCCGCCGGGCCGAGGACGCCGCCGCGGCGGCCGAGATCGAGGCCGCCGACCGGATGCGCGCGGCCCTGCTCACCGCGGTCGGGCACGACCTGCGCACCCCGCTGGCCGCGGCCAAGGCATCGGTCTCCGGTCTGCGCAGCCGGGACGTCACGCTCTCCCCCGACGACCGCGACGAGCTGCTCGCCACCGCGGACGACGCCCTCGACCGGCTCACCGGACTGGTCGAGAGCCTGCTCGACCTCAGCCGGCTCCAGGCCGGCGCGCTGCCGGTGCGGATCCGCGCGACCGCCCTCGACGAGGTGCTCGCCCGGGCGCTGGACGACCTGGGGGTCGCGCCGCGCGCGGTGGTGCTCGACGTACCGGACGACCTGCCGGCGGTGCGCACCGATCCGGCCCTCCTGGAGCGGGTCCTGGCCAACCTCGTCGCCAACGCCCAGCGGTTCGCGCCCGCGGACCGGCCGCCGCTGGTCCGCGCGCAGGTCGCCGCCGACCGGCCCGGCACGGTCGAGGTGCACGTCGTCGACCACGGGCCCGGCGTACCGGCGGCGGACCAGGAGCGGATCTTCCTGCCGTTCCAGCGCCTCGGGGACGCCGACAACACGACCGGCATCGGGCTGGGCCTGGCCCTGGCCCGCGGGCTCACCGAGGCCGTGCACGGCGAGCTCGTCCCCCGGCCGACGCCCGGCGGCGGGCTCACCATGGTCGTCACGCTGCCGCTGGAGGAGGGCGCGTGA
- a CDS encoding amino acid transporter, producing MGGVSTSTAPSASERALGDPEDAAGDTHGRPWWRVMCLTGVDYFSTLGYQPGIAFLAAGLLSPLATVVLVLLTLFGALPVYRRVAQESPHGQGSIAMLERLLPRWRGKVFVLALLGFALTDFIITITLSAADASAHVVENPHVPAFLHGQELWITLGLIALLGGVFLKGFKEAIGVAVALVSVYLTLNVVVIAVSAAHVLENGHVVTDWTRALTVEHGNIALMIAVSLTLFPKLALGMSGFETGVAVMPHVQGAPDDDPVRPAVRIRNTKRLLTTAAVMMSTFLICSSLVTTLLIPPAEFEEGGQANGRALAFLAHRYLGDVFGTAYDVSTILILWFAGASAMAGMLNLIPRYLPRYGMAPEWAGAIRPLVCVLTGTAFLITWIFDADVNAQGGAYATGVLVLMTSASVAVALAARKARQRGWTIAFTVISVVFVYTTLDNIWERPDGVKIGACFIAAIVAVSLLSRTRRSLELRTTDIEYDAKAEAFIRDCARRTLRLVAHDPEHHDVGAYRAKVRKIVEAHGIPDPGDLLFVEVVVEDYSDFESRVVVSGSVAHKEYRVLTVHAATIPNALAAVLLDLRDRTSVRPHMYFEWTEGSPVAQMVRFLLFGAGEVAPLTREVIRRAEPDPRRRPHVHAG from the coding sequence ATGGGAGGTGTGAGCACCTCCACCGCACCATCGGCCTCCGAGCGCGCGCTCGGCGACCCGGAGGACGCCGCCGGCGACACCCACGGCCGCCCCTGGTGGCGGGTGATGTGCCTGACCGGCGTCGACTACTTCTCCACGCTGGGCTACCAGCCGGGCATCGCGTTCCTCGCCGCCGGGCTGCTCAGCCCGCTGGCCACGGTGGTCCTCGTGCTGCTCACGCTCTTCGGCGCGCTGCCGGTCTATCGCCGGGTCGCCCAGGAGAGCCCGCACGGCCAGGGCTCGATCGCCATGCTGGAGCGGCTGCTGCCGCGCTGGCGCGGCAAGGTGTTCGTGCTCGCGCTGCTCGGCTTCGCGCTCACCGACTTCATCATCACCATCACGCTCTCCGCGGCCGACGCGAGCGCCCACGTCGTCGAGAACCCGCACGTGCCGGCCTTCCTGCACGGCCAGGAGCTCTGGATCACCCTCGGCCTGATCGCGCTGCTGGGCGGCGTCTTCCTCAAGGGCTTCAAGGAGGCGATCGGTGTCGCGGTCGCGCTGGTCAGCGTCTACCTGACGCTCAACGTGGTGGTGATCGCGGTCAGCGCCGCGCACGTGCTCGAGAACGGTCACGTCGTCACGGACTGGACCCGGGCCCTCACCGTCGAGCACGGAAACATCGCGCTGATGATCGCGGTGTCGCTGACGCTGTTCCCCAAGCTGGCGCTCGGCATGTCCGGCTTCGAGACCGGCGTCGCCGTGATGCCCCACGTGCAGGGCGCACCCGACGACGACCCGGTGCGGCCCGCCGTACGGATCCGCAACACCAAGCGCCTGCTGACGACCGCCGCGGTCATGATGAGCACCTTCCTCATCTGCTCCAGCCTGGTCACCACGCTGCTCATCCCGCCGGCCGAGTTCGAGGAGGGCGGCCAGGCCAACGGCCGGGCGCTGGCCTTCCTGGCGCACCGCTACCTCGGGGACGTCTTCGGCACGGCGTACGACGTCTCGACGATCCTGATCCTGTGGTTCGCCGGTGCCTCGGCGATGGCCGGCATGCTCAACCTGATCCCGCGCTACCTGCCCCGCTACGGCATGGCGCCGGAGTGGGCCGGCGCGATCCGGCCGCTGGTCTGCGTGCTGACCGGCACGGCCTTCCTCATCACCTGGATCTTCGACGCCGACGTCAACGCCCAGGGTGGCGCCTACGCGACCGGCGTCCTGGTGCTGATGACCTCCGCGAGCGTCGCCGTCGCCCTCGCGGCCCGCAAGGCCCGGCAACGGGGCTGGACGATCGCGTTCACCGTGATCTCGGTGGTCTTCGTCTACACCACCCTCGACAACATCTGGGAGCGACCGGACGGCGTCAAGATCGGCGCCTGCTTCATCGCCGCGATCGTCGCGGTCTCGCTGCTCTCGCGCACCCGCCGCTCCCTGGAGCTGCGCACCACGGACATCGAGTACGACGCCAAGGCCGAGGCGTTCATCCGCGACTGCGCCCGTCGTACGCTCCGGCTGGTGGCGCACGACCCCGAGCACCACGACGTCGGCGCCTACCGCGCCAAGGTCCGCAAGATCGTCGAGGCGCACGGCATCCCGGACCCCGGCGACCTGCTCTTCGTCGAGGTCGTCGTCGAGGACTACTCGGACTTCGAGAGCCGGGTCGTCGTGAGCGGCTCGGTCGCGCACAAGGAGTACCGCGTGCTCACCGTGCACGCGGCCACCATCCCCAACGCGCTCGCCGCCGTCCTGCTCGACCTGCGCGACCGTACGTCGGTGCGCCCCCACATGTACTTCGAGTGGACCGAGGGCAGCCCGGTCGCCCAGATGGTGCGCTTCCTGCTCTTCGGCGCCGGCGAGGTGGCCCCCCTGACCCGCGAGGTGATCCGCCGGGCCGAGCCGGACCCGCGCCGCCGCCCCCACGTGCACGCCGGCTGA
- a CDS encoding VOC family protein: protein MARTYEKITAADFSAAEGVDDWRVLWWQAFALFRTKTFATGLALVNEIGRLAEEANHHPDLNFRYGVLEVRLSTHDTMSLTTADLDLARAISAAARELGVAGDPAAIRTWEFALDAVDVDAVRRFWAAVLGYDLVGDTDIADPIGLYPPVYVQQMDAPREGRNRIHIDLGVPHDVAEARVAAAVAAGGRVVRDEFAPMWWTLADPEGNEVDVATWQGRD, encoded by the coding sequence ATGGCCCGCACCTACGAGAAGATCACCGCCGCCGACTTCAGCGCCGCCGAGGGCGTCGACGACTGGCGGGTGCTGTGGTGGCAGGCGTTCGCGCTCTTCCGGACGAAGACCTTCGCGACCGGCCTCGCCCTCGTCAACGAGATCGGCCGGCTCGCCGAGGAGGCGAACCACCACCCCGACCTCAACTTCCGCTACGGCGTCCTCGAGGTCCGGCTCTCCACCCACGACACGATGTCGCTGACCACCGCCGACCTCGACCTCGCCCGCGCCATCTCCGCCGCCGCCCGCGAGCTCGGCGTGGCCGGCGACCCGGCCGCGATCCGCACCTGGGAGTTCGCCCTGGACGCCGTCGACGTCGACGCCGTACGCCGCTTCTGGGCGGCGGTCCTCGGCTACGACCTGGTCGGCGACACCGACATCGCCGACCCGATCGGCCTCTACCCGCCCGTCTACGTGCAGCAGATGGACGCCCCGCGCGAGGGCCGCAACCGGATCCACATCGACCTCGGCGTCCCGCACGACGTCGCCGAGGCCCGGGTCGCCGCGGCCGTGGCCGCGGGCGGCCGGGTGGTGCGCGACGAGTTCGCCCCGATGTGGTGGACGCTCGCGGATCCCGAGGGCAACGAGGTCGACGTCGCCACGTGGCAGGGGCGGGACTGA